The Patescibacteria group bacterium DNA segment CTGCCGATTTTTTCCAAAACACTTAAATCCGGACCGCCGTCTATCAGTATCTGTTTTTTATCCCCTGTTTCAACAAAAATCGAATCTCCCTGCCCCACATCAAAAAATTCTACTTTTAAGGTTTGACTTTGCTTGGCCTCGGCAAAAACATCAATCCAGACCAATGCTGCAATCAGAAAAAGAAAAATTAATATTTTAATTTTGTTTTTCTCCTGGAAAACCATATAATGATTCCAATTATTAAAACATAATACCCTGCCAGCCAAGCCCAATGGATTTTTGGGATTTGTTTAGCAGCCCAGGGGATTTTAGAAAACCAATCAATCAAACGAAGAATGTAAGCTGAGCCTAAATATGCCGGCCAAAGCAAAATCTTTCCCAAAAACGGCCAAATTGCCACTCCTCCAAGGAAAATCAAACCGATTGCCGTGATAAATGGGATTAATGGCACAATCAAAATATTAGACACGGGCGAAATAAAGGAAATTTTCCCGAAATTATAAACCAAAACCGGTAATACCGCGATTTGCGCAGCTATGGTTGTAGTAATGATCTGCAATAAAAAACTAATTTGCTCCTGTTTTGTTAGTTTTTCTAATAATCTATCAAAAATCGGCTTAATATAAATTAATCCCAGCACAGCTAAAAATGATAATTGAAACCCAATATCATATCTTAATAATAAAGGATTTAAAACCAGCATTATTGCTCCTGCAAAAACCATAATTCTGGCAGCATTGCTGAGCCGTCCGATTTTCTGAGCATAGAGCAGAATTGCGCCCATAATCCCTGCGCGCACTGCTGAAGCAGGCGCGCCGACCATGAGAATAAAAAGAAAAATCAGAACTAAAACGAACCAAAATGCCTGCTTGCGCCACATTCCAAAGCCGATTAAAACAAACATCAATATCTCGGAAATAATCACAATATTCATCCCTGAAATTGCCACAATATGGCTGGTACCGGTAATGCTTAATTCATTTTTTATTTTCTCGGAAAATATTTGTTTATTGCCGAGAATCAAACCCTCTAAAATAGAAACTTCTGGAAATGGCATAATATTTTCCACTTTTTGCGTCAGATTATTTTTAAATTTCAAAATTGTGGAAAATATTTTACTGCCCTTGTCTTTTTCCAAAACTTCAATCTTCGGATAATACATGACATAGTAAATTTTATTTTTAGCCAAATATTGCTGATAATTGAATTCCTCAAATACGATTGGAAATTGCAATTTACCGCTAATTTTCAAAATATCGCCATAATTATATTCTGGATAACTGCTGGTTGTAATTAATATCTTCCCGATTTCTGTCTGAAGCGTTAATTTAACATGATTACTTCTCTGATCCGGCTCTTTGGCGATTTCGCCAATAAAAAAATCCCCTTCTGGCAAGAATTCGGGGGTTCTTTTTTCAATAATCTTCGGCGATACAAAAAACACTATTACAATAAATATCAAACAAATCACTAAAAACACATTTGATATTTTCATAATTAGAAAATTAAGAATAAGACTAGAAATGTTAAAATCGATTAGAAATGAGGACGTTTTTGTGCCGAATTACTAAATTCAGGATAAAATGGGTTTAATTTAGAATATAGCTCCAAATAGGTTTTAATCCGTTCCTTTTTTATATCTAATTTATTAAATAAATCAGATATAGTCTTTTGATAATATCTTAATTTCTGTTTTTGATGCCTCCCCAATTTTTTATCTTCAACATCGGCAAGAATCCTGTAAACAACCCTTATAGATTCTATGAGTACAAAAGATTTGTGTTGGTCTTTGATTTTGGTATCAGAAAAAATTTTCTTATAAAGTGGTAGTATATGGTCGCACTCCATTATATGTTTGTATTTGTTTTTTGCCAACAAAAGTCTTTCTAGACCAAAAACGATTAAGGTGCTAAACCCAGTATTCCTTACAATATCTACTATTTTTTCATTTTTTATAACTGGTTTCCATGGACAATATTCAATTGTTCCTATATCAAGCAAATTCTTTCTATCCC contains these protein-coding regions:
- a CDS encoding ComEC family competence protein; protein product: MKISNVFLVICLIFIVIVFFVSPKIIEKRTPEFLPEGDFFIGEIAKEPDQRSNHVKLTLQTEIGKILITTSSYPEYNYGDILKISGKLQFPIVFEEFNYQQYLAKNKIYYVMYYPKIEVLEKDKGSKIFSTILKFKNNLTQKVENIMPFPEVSILEGLILGNKQIFSEKIKNELSITGTSHIVAISGMNIVIISEILMFVLIGFGMWRKQAFWFVLVLIFLFILMVGAPASAVRAGIMGAILLYAQKIGRLSNAARIMVFAGAIMLVLNPLLLRYDIGFQLSFLAVLGLIYIKPIFDRLLEKLTKQEQISFLLQIITTTIAAQIAVLPVLVYNFGKISFISPVSNILIVPLIPFITAIGLIFLGGVAIWPFLGKILLWPAYLGSAYILRLIDWFSKIPWAAKQIPKIHWAWLAGYYVLIIGIIIWFSRRKTKLKY